A window from Micromonospora terminaliae encodes these proteins:
- a CDS encoding MBL fold metallo-hydrolase, which translates to MPLTHTVGSITVTALVDGAGPFFQPRAEAFPDATAEQWREADRRDPETVTPDGRWWLPFRAFALRTGDGPVTLVDAGIGPADALAASWAPVPGRLPAELAAAGIDPADVRTVVLTHLHTDHVGWAGPLFPNADHLLQRAELAALELFHPELPARLLGPLRAAGQLRVVDGDTTLTPGVRVLSTPGHTPGHQSVLVQDGENRLLVTGDLLVHTLQLIDPTLRYAHEENPSQARASRETLLKTLPPLTLATPHLGNPFTALPSPHPVDHEVRGGVDLH; encoded by the coding sequence ATGCCGCTCACTCACACGGTCGGGTCTATCACGGTCACCGCGCTGGTCGACGGGGCGGGTCCCTTCTTCCAGCCGCGCGCCGAGGCGTTCCCGGACGCCACCGCCGAGCAGTGGCGCGAGGCCGACCGGCGGGACCCGGAAACAGTCACCCCGGACGGCCGCTGGTGGCTGCCGTTCCGCGCGTTCGCGCTGCGTACCGGGGACGGGCCGGTCACCCTGGTCGACGCCGGGATCGGCCCGGCCGACGCGCTCGCCGCGAGCTGGGCGCCGGTGCCGGGCCGGCTGCCGGCCGAGCTGGCCGCCGCCGGCATCGACCCGGCGGACGTGCGCACCGTCGTGCTCACCCACCTGCACACCGACCACGTCGGCTGGGCGGGCCCGCTCTTCCCGAACGCGGACCACCTGCTGCAGCGCGCCGAGCTGGCCGCGCTGGAGCTGTTCCACCCCGAGCTACCGGCCCGGCTGCTGGGGCCGTTGCGCGCCGCCGGCCAGCTCCGGGTGGTCGACGGCGACACCACCCTGACCCCCGGGGTACGCGTGCTGAGCACCCCCGGTCACACCCCCGGCCACCAGTCGGTGCTGGTGCAGGACGGCGAGAACCGCCTCCTGGTGACGGGCGACCTCCTGGTCCACACCCTCCAGTTGATCGACCCGACGCTGCGCTACGCCCACGAGGAGAACCCGTCCCAGGCCCGCGCCTCCCGCGAGACCCTCCTCAAAACCCTGCCCCCACTGACCCTGGCCACCCCCCATCTGGGCAATCCCTTCACGGCCCTCCCCTCCCCCCACCCCGTTGATCATGAGGTTCGCGGCGGTGTCGATCTCCATTAG
- the mdh gene encoding malate dehydrogenase, with protein MGKKVTVVGAGFYGSTTAQRLAEYDVFDTVVITDIVEGKPAGLALDLNQSRAVEGFETKVVGVTTGPNGEGYEAIEGSDVVVITAGLPRKPGMSRMDLLETNAKIVRQVSENVAKYAPNAVVIVVSNPLDEMTALAQLATQFPKNRVLGQAGMLDTARFTNFVAEALNVPVKSVKTLTLGSHGDTMVPVPSKSTVDGKPLREAMPAEQIEELVVKTRNGGAEVVALLKTGSAYYAPSAAAARMAKAVAEDSGEVMPVCAWVDGQYGISGVYLGVEAEIGAEGVKRVVETDLDADELAALKEAAEAVRAKQSDVANM; from the coding sequence ATGGGTAAGAAGGTCACTGTCGTCGGGGCCGGCTTCTACGGCTCCACCACCGCACAGCGCCTGGCCGAGTACGACGTCTTCGACACCGTCGTGATCACCGACATCGTGGAGGGCAAGCCGGCGGGTCTCGCGCTGGACCTCAACCAGTCGCGCGCCGTCGAGGGCTTCGAGACCAAGGTCGTGGGCGTCACCACCGGGCCCAACGGCGAGGGTTATGAGGCCATCGAGGGCTCCGACGTCGTCGTCATCACCGCCGGCCTGCCCCGCAAGCCCGGCATGAGCCGGATGGACCTGCTGGAGACCAACGCCAAGATCGTCCGGCAGGTCTCCGAGAACGTCGCCAAGTACGCCCCGAACGCCGTCGTCATCGTCGTCTCCAACCCGCTCGACGAGATGACCGCGCTGGCCCAGCTCGCCACCCAGTTCCCGAAGAACCGGGTGCTCGGCCAGGCCGGCATGCTGGACACCGCCCGCTTCACCAACTTCGTGGCCGAGGCGCTGAACGTCCCGGTGAAGTCCGTGAAGACCCTGACCCTGGGCTCGCACGGCGACACCATGGTGCCGGTCCCGTCGAAGAGCACGGTCGACGGCAAGCCGCTGCGCGAGGCCATGCCGGCCGAGCAGATCGAGGAGCTGGTCGTCAAGACCCGCAACGGTGGCGCCGAGGTCGTGGCCCTGCTGAAGACCGGCTCGGCGTACTACGCCCCGTCGGCCGCCGCCGCCCGGATGGCCAAGGCCGTGGCCGAGGACTCCGGCGAGGTCATGCCGGTCTGCGCCTGGGTCGACGGGCAGTACGGCATCTCCGGCGTCTACCTGGGCGTCGAGGCCGAGATCGGCGCCGAGGGCGTCAAGCGGGTCGTCGAGACCGACCTGGACGCCGACGAGCTGGCCGCCCTGAAGGAGGCCGCCGAGGCCGTCCGCGCGAAGCAGTCCGACGTAGCCAACATGTGA
- a CDS encoding bifunctional methylenetetrahydrofolate dehydrogenase/methenyltetrahydrofolate cyclohydrolase yields the protein MTATILDGKATAAEIKDELRTRVKALAERGITPGLGTVLVGEDPGSQAYVNGKHRDCAEVGIASIRRELPADATQEQLDAVLTELNADPGCHGYIVQLPLPAHLDTQRALELIDPDKDADGLHPVNLGRLVLGYDAPLPCTPRGIVELLRRHDVPLRGAKVALVGRGNTVGRPLGLLLTRRSENATVTLCHTGTLDLAAQTREADIVIVAAGVPGLLTADMVNPGATVVDVGITRVIGADGKGRYTGDVDPEVAGVAGKLVPMPGGVGPMTRAMLLTNVVERAERQD from the coding sequence GTGACGGCGACGATCCTGGACGGCAAGGCGACCGCGGCGGAGATCAAGGACGAGCTGCGGACACGGGTCAAGGCGCTGGCGGAGCGCGGCATCACCCCCGGGCTCGGCACCGTCCTGGTGGGCGAGGACCCCGGCTCCCAGGCGTACGTCAACGGCAAGCACCGCGACTGCGCCGAGGTGGGCATCGCCTCGATCCGTCGCGAGCTGCCGGCCGACGCCACCCAGGAACAGCTCGACGCGGTGCTGACCGAGCTGAACGCCGACCCCGGCTGCCACGGCTACATCGTCCAGCTGCCGCTCCCGGCCCACCTGGACACCCAGCGGGCACTGGAGCTGATCGACCCGGACAAGGACGCCGACGGCCTGCACCCGGTCAACCTGGGCCGGCTGGTGCTCGGCTACGACGCCCCGCTGCCCTGCACCCCGCGCGGCATCGTCGAGCTGCTCCGCCGGCACGACGTGCCGCTGCGCGGCGCGAAGGTCGCGCTGGTCGGCCGGGGCAACACGGTGGGCCGGCCGCTCGGCCTGCTGCTCACCCGGCGCAGCGAGAACGCCACCGTGACCCTCTGCCACACCGGCACGCTGGACCTCGCCGCGCAGACCCGGGAGGCCGACATCGTCATCGTCGCGGCCGGCGTGCCGGGGCTGCTCACCGCCGACATGGTCAACCCGGGCGCGACCGTGGTCGACGTCGGCATCACCCGGGTGATCGGGGCCGATGGCAAGGGCCGCTACACGGGCGACGTCGACCCGGAGGTGGCCGGGGTGGCCGGCAAGCTGGTGCCGATGCCCGGCGGGGTCGGCCCGATGACCCGGGCCATGCTCCTGACGAACGTCGTGGAGCGGGCCGAGCGGCAGGACTGA
- a CDS encoding peptide ABC transporter substrate-binding protein, protein MRVRRLAAWTALPLVVTLGLAACGSGGDGGSSGGQDAAVSIQISEPQHLVPTNTTETSGSQVLAGLFSPLVDYDAQNKPYEVAAQSVTSSDNNKVWTIKLKDGFTFHNGEKVTSDDYINAWNYGAYAPNGQGASYFFEKIAGYQDLQGEKPKAKTMSGLKKVDDLTFQVTLAEPYIDFKSMLGYTAFYPLPEAAFSAPGVLNDSYEQAPIGQGPFKMKGTWQHDSKLDVERYDAYPGEKPQVKDVEFRVYQQLTAAYSDLQSDNLDVLPTIPTENLSTAQSDLGENYQTSPMSSFQFLAFPTFEKDYSKPDVRKAISMAIDRDEITKSIFKGSQQSARSFVSPVLPGYRDNTTGAAGQFNPTEAKKLYQAAGGPSKITISYNGDGGHKDWVDATCNQLKANLGVDCVGSAEPKFADLLTKVEKKQPVGLFRMGWVMDYPSMEDYLGPLYSTNGSSNYYGYSNPEFDRLVKEGAAAPTQAEAIKKYQQAEDILAKDMPVIPLRFGENVYGHSSKVKNVQMDLFQRVNLVKIEAAG, encoded by the coding sequence ATGCGTGTTCGTAGACTCGCCGCCTGGACCGCCCTCCCGCTCGTGGTGACGCTGGGCCTGGCGGCCTGCGGCAGCGGCGGGGACGGCGGATCGAGCGGTGGCCAGGACGCGGCGGTCAGTATCCAGATTTCCGAGCCGCAGCACCTGGTCCCGACCAACACCACCGAAACGTCCGGCTCGCAGGTGCTCGCCGGCCTGTTCAGCCCGCTCGTCGACTACGACGCGCAGAACAAGCCGTACGAGGTCGCGGCCCAGTCGGTGACGTCGTCCGACAACAACAAGGTCTGGACGATCAAGCTCAAGGACGGGTTCACCTTCCACAACGGTGAGAAGGTCACGTCCGACGACTACATCAACGCCTGGAACTACGGCGCGTACGCGCCCAACGGCCAGGGCGCCAGCTACTTCTTCGAGAAGATCGCCGGCTACCAGGACCTGCAGGGCGAGAAGCCGAAGGCCAAGACGATGTCCGGCCTCAAGAAGGTCGACGACCTCACCTTCCAGGTGACGCTGGCCGAGCCGTACATCGACTTCAAGTCCATGCTCGGCTACACCGCGTTCTACCCGCTGCCGGAGGCCGCGTTCTCCGCGCCGGGCGTGCTCAACGACTCGTACGAGCAGGCGCCGATCGGCCAGGGCCCGTTCAAGATGAAGGGCACCTGGCAGCACGACAGCAAGCTCGACGTCGAGCGCTACGACGCGTACCCGGGCGAGAAGCCCCAGGTGAAGGACGTCGAGTTCCGGGTCTACCAGCAGCTCACCGCGGCGTACTCGGACCTGCAGTCGGACAACCTCGACGTGCTGCCGACGATCCCGACCGAGAACCTGAGCACCGCGCAGAGCGACCTGGGCGAGAACTACCAGACCAGCCCGATGTCGTCGTTCCAGTTCCTGGCCTTCCCCACCTTCGAGAAGGACTACAGCAAGCCGGACGTGCGCAAGGCCATCTCGATGGCGATCGACCGTGACGAGATCACCAAGTCGATCTTCAAGGGCTCGCAGCAGTCGGCCCGCTCGTTCGTCTCGCCGGTCCTGCCGGGCTACCGGGACAACACCACCGGCGCCGCCGGTCAGTTCAACCCGACCGAGGCCAAGAAGCTCTACCAGGCCGCCGGTGGCCCGTCGAAGATCACCATCTCCTACAACGGGGACGGCGGTCACAAGGACTGGGTCGACGCGACCTGCAACCAGCTCAAGGCCAACCTGGGCGTCGACTGCGTCGGCTCGGCCGAGCCGAAGTTCGCCGACCTGCTGACCAAGGTCGAGAAGAAGCAGCCGGTGGGCCTGTTCCGGATGGGCTGGGTCATGGACTACCCGTCCATGGAGGACTACCTCGGCCCGCTGTACAGCACCAACGGTTCGTCGAACTACTACGGCTACAGCAACCCCGAGTTCGACCGCCTGGTCAAGGAGGGCGCGGCCGCGCCGACCCAGGCCGAGGCGATCAAGAAGTACCAGCAGGCCGAGGACATCCTGGCCAAGGACATGCCGGTGATCCCGCTCCGCTTCGGCGAGAACGTGTACGGGCACTCCAGCAAGGTCAAGAACGTCCAGATGGACCTGTTCCAGCGGGTCAACCTCGTCAAGATCGAGGCGGCCGGCTGA
- a CDS encoding ABC transporter permease, translating to MFRFILRRLLQMVLAFFGTTLIVYALMFAGQSDPIQALAGERPVTAAQRAYLTEKYHLDQTGVGGFFYRYLDYVKNLLQGDLGQSLTGRQIGDILQQAWPVTVRLALIALAVAIIFGVTAGVIAGIRRAGVFDNSTLVLTLLVLGIPTIVLAPIAQYFLGVRWQLFPPTAGAQPSFYALLLPGIVLGSLSLATALRLTRTSVAENLRADYVRTARSKGLVKRRIVSVHVLRNSLIPVVTFLGVELGNLMSGAIITEGVFNIPGVGFNLFRGIRTEDGPLVVGIVSVLVVVYLLSNLVVDVLYAVLDPRIRYE from the coding sequence ATGTTCCGCTTCATCCTGCGGCGCCTCCTGCAGATGGTCCTCGCGTTCTTCGGGACCACGCTGATCGTCTACGCGCTGATGTTCGCCGGGCAGAGCGACCCGATCCAGGCCCTCGCCGGGGAGCGGCCGGTGACGGCGGCCCAGCGGGCATACCTGACGGAGAAGTACCACCTGGACCAGACCGGCGTGGGCGGCTTCTTCTACCGCTACCTCGACTACGTGAAGAACCTGCTCCAGGGCGACCTGGGCCAGTCGCTCACGGGCCGGCAGATCGGCGACATCCTCCAGCAGGCCTGGCCGGTCACCGTGCGCCTGGCGCTCATCGCGCTGGCCGTGGCCATCATCTTCGGCGTCACCGCCGGTGTGATCGCCGGCATCCGCCGGGCCGGCGTCTTCGACAACTCGACGCTGGTGCTCACCCTGCTGGTGCTGGGCATCCCGACCATCGTCCTGGCCCCGATCGCGCAGTACTTCCTCGGCGTCAGGTGGCAGCTCTTCCCGCCCACCGCCGGGGCCCAGCCGAGCTTCTACGCACTGCTGCTGCCCGGCATCGTGCTCGGCTCGCTGTCGCTGGCCACCGCCCTGCGGCTGACCCGTACCTCGGTGGCCGAGAACCTGCGCGCCGACTACGTCCGGACCGCGCGGTCGAAGGGCCTGGTCAAGCGGCGCATCGTGAGCGTCCACGTGCTGCGCAACTCGCTCATCCCGGTGGTCACCTTCCTCGGCGTCGAGCTGGGCAACCTGATGAGCGGCGCGATCATCACCGAGGGCGTGTTCAACATCCCCGGCGTGGGCTTCAACCTCTTCCGCGGCATCCGCACCGAGGACGGCCCGCTGGTGGTGGGCATCGTCAGCGTGCTCGTCGTGGTCTACCTCCTCTCCAACCTGGTGGTGGACGTGCTCTACGCCGTACTCGACCCGAGGATCCGCTATGAGTGA